One genomic segment of Acetonema longum DSM 6540 includes these proteins:
- a CDS encoding ATP-binding protein — protein MKLSIKTKLYLGMSGLVLLYVGLIWMLTTQYLEDYYLSKKKDLLRQSSQAIAELYTGDPGTIAFTLQRLESDRSVSIRITDIAGITKYSSVYRVINGKPFFPETTALPNEASRSRASSQYLKVNQEVSDQFTLEIQKDTILNREFLVLERRLKNSDLLTLRIHLSTIRESVAIVNQFMGFTAIPVILLGCIWTIIVARRFTNPIIQLKDIAHSMANLDFRQKCRHHSNDEVSDLADSINYLSDQLDLAIRELHLKNQRLTEDIQKERQMDQMRKEFISNVSHELKTPIALISGYAEGLKTNVMDDEDGKNFYCDVIMDEARKMDQLVKDLLNLAQLKSEYFRLDKTVFDIAALVKQVLYKYTAILSEKNVKLSIEVKANDNGLLVYADQGKIEQIIVNFIDNALYHINQDKIIALEITPQGEKVRLSVMNSGNPIARHSLDKIWTSFYRADQARPREEGRVGLGLAIVKAIQERHHNGFGAENLEQGVKFWIDLDRARNGAA, from the coding sequence ATGAAGCTGTCAATTAAAACCAAACTGTATCTGGGCATGAGCGGTCTGGTCCTGTTGTATGTGGGCCTGATCTGGATGCTGACAACCCAGTATCTCGAAGACTACTATCTGAGCAAAAAAAAGGACCTGCTGCGTCAAAGCAGCCAGGCGATTGCTGAACTGTATACAGGCGATCCGGGAACAATTGCTTTTACCCTGCAGCGGCTGGAGAGTGACAGGAGCGTTTCCATTCGGATTACCGATATAGCCGGTATTACAAAATACAGTTCGGTTTACCGTGTGATTAATGGCAAGCCCTTTTTCCCGGAAACCACCGCCCTTCCGAATGAGGCTTCCCGTTCCAGGGCATCTTCCCAATATCTGAAAGTAAACCAGGAAGTCAGTGACCAATTCACCCTGGAAATCCAAAAAGACACGATTTTAAACCGGGAGTTTTTGGTGTTGGAACGCAGATTGAAGAACAGCGACCTCTTGACGCTGCGGATTCATCTCTCCACCATCAGGGAAAGTGTGGCTATTGTCAATCAGTTCATGGGGTTTACCGCCATTCCGGTCATTTTGCTGGGCTGCATTTGGACAATAATTGTTGCCAGACGCTTCACCAATCCCATTATCCAGCTGAAAGACATTGCTCACAGCATGGCGAATCTGGACTTCCGGCAGAAGTGCCGCCATCATAGCAACGATGAAGTGTCTGATCTGGCCGACAGCATTAATTATCTTTCCGATCAACTGGATTTGGCCATCCGGGAACTGCATCTGAAAAATCAGCGTCTGACGGAAGATATTCAAAAAGAGCGGCAAATGGATCAGATGCGCAAAGAGTTTATCTCCAATGTCTCCCATGAGCTCAAGACCCCCATCGCCCTGATTTCAGGCTATGCGGAAGGGCTCAAAACCAATGTCATGGACGATGAAGACGGTAAAAATTTTTATTGCGACGTCATCATGGATGAAGCCCGAAAAATGGATCAGCTGGTCAAAGACCTTTTGAACCTGGCCCAGCTGAAATCGGAGTACTTCCGGCTGGATAAGACCGTATTTGATATAGCAGCCTTGGTAAAGCAGGTACTCTATAAATACACCGCCATCCTGTCTGAAAAAAACGTAAAGCTGTCAATAGAAGTCAAGGCTAACGACAACGGCCTCTTGGTCTATGCCGACCAGGGCAAAATCGAGCAAATCATCGTAAACTTTATTGATAACGCCCTATATCATATCAATCAGGATAAAATCATTGCCCTGGAAATAACGCCCCAGGGAGAAAAAGTTCGCCTGTCAGTCATGAATTCCGGCAACCCTATTGCCAGACACAGTCTGGACAAAATCTGGACCAGTTTTTATCGGGCGGACCAAGCCCGGCCGCGGGAAGAAGGCAGGGTTGGCTTAGGTTTGGCTATTGTAAAAGCTATCCAGGAACGTCATCATAACGGTTTTGGCGCAGAGAACCTGGAACAGGGAGTTAAATTCTGGATCGATCTGGACCGCGCCAGGAACGGCGCAGCCTAA
- a CDS encoding NAD(P)-dependent oxidoreductase, giving the protein MLIDKKTDFDKDKLTFSEDQGFTIREAIAEAKRCLNCPRPLCRTGCPIDNDIPGFVSCVAQGNFGQASKIIAQRSSLPAVCGRVCPHEKQCEAHCVMTKQQKGIRIGKLERFVADFESDMEVDRITPTQATKGSVAVIGSGPAGLTVAGDLAKAGFAVTVFEGQNEPGGVLLYGIPAFRLNKDVVRREIDRLKQLGILFETNVLVGQDITADQIFDRGFDAIFIGTGTALPRTLEVPGKDLPGVVQATYFLSMVALAAGGNLDQKEVPVAKGDRVVVIGAGNVAIDAARTALRLGAQRVTIVYRRTQTEMPALQSEYEQAVAEGVQFEWLASPTAFTGGERVRGVEYELQKIDANGKPTPSCQLRILPADKVIMAVGQRPAARIVSTTTGIDVNENGYVITKERPYGMTTRRGVFAGGDVVHEPATVVLAMKEAKKAAAGIASYIEAKKLLDDCEPVPASGDPAQAQ; this is encoded by the coding sequence ATGCTGATTGACAAAAAAACCGATTTTGATAAAGACAAGCTAACATTCTCAGAGGATCAGGGATTTACTATCCGGGAGGCCATTGCGGAAGCCAAGCGATGCCTCAATTGTCCCAGGCCTTTATGCCGCACCGGCTGCCCGATTGACAACGACATTCCCGGTTTTGTATCCTGCGTCGCTCAGGGCAACTTTGGCCAGGCCAGTAAGATTATCGCCCAGCGCAGCAGCCTGCCGGCTGTTTGCGGCCGGGTCTGTCCCCATGAAAAGCAGTGTGAGGCCCATTGTGTCATGACCAAACAGCAAAAAGGCATTCGTATCGGTAAACTGGAGCGGTTTGTGGCGGATTTTGAATCGGACATGGAGGTTGACAGGATTACCCCCACCCAGGCCACTAAAGGATCTGTCGCCGTCATTGGCTCCGGCCCCGCCGGTCTGACCGTAGCCGGAGACCTGGCCAAAGCCGGCTTTGCTGTTACGGTCTTTGAAGGCCAGAATGAGCCGGGAGGCGTTCTCCTGTACGGTATCCCGGCTTTTCGGCTCAATAAGGATGTGGTTCGCCGGGAAATTGACCGGTTAAAACAACTGGGCATTCTGTTCGAGACCAATGTACTGGTAGGCCAGGATATAACTGCGGATCAGATCTTTGACCGGGGCTTCGACGCTATCTTCATCGGCACCGGCACGGCTCTGCCCCGCACCTTGGAAGTACCGGGGAAAGATCTGCCGGGAGTGGTACAGGCCACCTATTTCCTCAGCATGGTGGCTCTGGCGGCCGGCGGCAATCTGGATCAGAAAGAAGTACCGGTGGCCAAAGGGGACCGGGTGGTGGTCATCGGCGCCGGCAATGTAGCCATAGACGCAGCTCGTACGGCTTTGCGCCTGGGAGCCCAGCGGGTAACCATTGTCTACCGGCGGACCCAGACGGAGATGCCGGCATTACAATCGGAATACGAGCAGGCTGTCGCCGAAGGCGTCCAATTCGAGTGGCTGGCCAGTCCCACGGCCTTTACCGGCGGCGAGCGGGTCCGGGGGGTAGAGTATGAACTGCAAAAAATAGACGCCAATGGCAAGCCGACGCCCTCCTGCCAGCTGCGCATCCTGCCGGCCGATAAAGTCATCATGGCAGTGGGCCAGCGTCCGGCGGCCCGGATTGTATCTACCACCACCGGCATTGATGTGAATGAAAACGGCTATGTCATAACGAAGGAGCGACCATACGGCATGACCACCCGTCGGGGAGTATTCGCCGGCGGTGATGTGGTCCATGAACCGGCGACCGTAGTCCTGGCCATGAAGGAGGCCAAAAAGGCAGCGGCAGGCATTGCCAGCTATATTGAAGCCAAAAAGTTGCTGGATGACTGTGAACCCGTCCCGGCAAGCGGAGATCCCGCTCAAGCGCAATAA